In Lycium ferocissimum isolate CSIRO_LF1 chromosome 11, AGI_CSIRO_Lferr_CH_V1, whole genome shotgun sequence, a single genomic region encodes these proteins:
- the LOC132038641 gene encoding ubiquitin carboxyl-terminal hydrolase 25 yields MGYYLQMNWQPNLRRKTGPPLGLKNLGNSCYLNSVLQCLTYTPPLAYFCLKSQHSSSCDSGAAAASEKKNECPFCILERRIARSLSLESALDTPAKINNCLKIFAQHFRYGRQEDAHEFLRYVIDACHNTCLRLKKLQQQRRKGGGGGADGNGNTIVKEIFGGALQSQVKCLSCGAESNKVDEIMDISLDVLHSSSLKDALQRFFQPEVLDGNNKYKCENCKKLVTARKQMSILQAPNVLVIQLKRFEGIYGGKIDKPIAFEEILVLSSYMCKASQDLHPEYNLFGTIVHSGFSPDSGHYYAYIKDAVGRWYCCNDSCVSLSTLQEVLSEKVYILFFSRNKQRSPPTKTCLSINGSKSNHSNGLAKSKILTSDLAKAENGKQVLGHPSDKENVMMSKVSKVHSSPVRESSIFERSSIKKIPTSGNIKIVVHQRKSGDRTGDVRASVLTEKEVASLPERNGVSKSCGNGQMTRSHALTNGNGKLPIVATNSIADGPQKDYGGSNGKAAGRDPYHEEVTRSSSLANGNGKVQSVATDTLRVSLLRNNGENSEGLAARISVNKETPNGHVESSSVSGSKRKSPDQCILLEQDARSRAKVEELKKELYKEASLVLRTCGWSEEVYAFMRSKKSGAQSDFQASDINVMKKLLIADAKPMFISRIPESLKGSLIKRLTSFSQGTPPSSI; encoded by the exons ATGGGCTATTATTTGCAAATGAATTGGCAGCCAAACCTGAGACGCAAAACTGGTCCTCCATTAGGGCTTAAAAACCTTGGCAATTCCTGTTATCTTAACTCTGTCCTTCAGTGCCTTACTTATACCCCTCCACTTGCTTATTTCTGCCTCAAATCTCAACATTCCTCTTCTT GTGATTCTGGAGCTGCAGCTGCTTCAGAGAAGAAGAACGAATGTCCTTTTTGTATATTAGAAAGGCGAATAGCTAGGTCTTTGAGTCTCGAGTCAGCACTAGATACTCCGGCCAAGATTAATAATTGCTTAAAGATTTTCGCCCAGCATTTTAGGTATGGGAGACAAGAGGATGCCCATGAATTCTTGCGCTATGTCATTGACGCCTGCCACAATACGTGTTTGCGGTTGAAGAAGTTGCAGCAGCAGAGAAGGAAGGGTGGTGGAGGTGGTGCTGATGGAAATGGGAATACCATTGTTAAGGAGATCTTTGGGGGTGCTTTGCAGAGCCAGGTTAAGTGCTTGTCATGTGGTGCTGAGTCAAATAAGGTGGACGAGATCATGGATATAAGTCTTGATGTATTGCACAGTAGCTCACTCAAGGATGCTTTGCAGAGATTTTTTCAGCCTGAGGTTTTGGATGGCAACAATAAGTACAAGTGCGAGAA CTGTAAGAAATTGGTGACAGCAAGGAAGCAAATGTCAATTCTTCAAGCACCAAATGTTCTTGTCATTCAGCTCAAG AGGTTTGAAGGAATATATGGTGGGAAGATTGATAAGCCCATTGCTTTTGAAGAGATTCTAGTGCTTTCAAGCTACATGTGCAAAGCGAGTCAG GATCTGCATCCAGAATACAATCTTTTTGGAACTATTGTCCACTCAGGCTTTTCACCAGATTCAGGGCActattatgcatatatcaag GATGCTGTGGGTCGTTGGTACTGCTGTAATGATTCTTGCGTTTCTCTTTCAACCTTGCAAGAAGTGTTGTCGGAGAAGGTGTACATCCTTTTCTTCTCTCGTAACAAACAGAGGTCACCACCCACCAAGACATGTCTATCAATTAATGGGTCAAAGTCCAATCATTCCAATGGCTTGGCTAAATCCAAAATCTTGACCAGTGACTTGGCAAAAGCAGAAAATGGAAAACAAGTTTTAGGCCACCCCTCTGACAAAGAAAATGTAATGATGTCTAAGGTCAGTAAAGTGCATTCAAGCCCAGTGAGGGAGTCGAGTATATTTGAAAGATCTTCCATCAAGAAAATACCTACCTCTGGTAATATTAAAATTGTTGTTCATCAAAGAAAATCTGGCGATAGAACCGGTGATGTGAGAGCATCAGTTCTTACAGAGAAAGAGGTTGCATCATTACCAGAGAGGAATGGTGTTAGCAAAAGTTGTGGTAATGGCCAGATGACAAGATCACATGCCTTAACGAATGGAAATGGAAAACTTCCAATTGTAGCAACCAACTCCATAGCAGACGGTCCCCAGAAAGATTATGGTGGAAGTAATGGAAAGGCTGCAGGAAGGGATCCATACCACGAAGAGGTGACTAGATCATCATCTTTAGCAAATGGAAATGGCAAAGTCCAGAGTGTTGCAACTGATACATTGAGGGTAAGTCTGCTTAGAAATAATGGGGAGAATAGTGAAGGCCTAGCAGCAAGAATTTCTGTAAACAAGGAGACCCCCAATGGCCATGTTGAATCGTCTTCTGTCTCAGGTTCAAAGAGAAAATCACCAGATCAATGCATTCTGCTTGAGCAAGATGCTCGGTCTCGTGCAAAGGTGgaagaattaaaaaaaga GCTCTATAAGGAAGCTTCATTAGTTCTAAGAACATGTGGTTGGTCAGAAGAAGTCTATGCTTTTATGCGTTCCAAGAAGTCAGGGGCACAATCAGACTTTCAAGCATCAGACATTAATGTGATGAA